A genome region from Brassica oleracea var. oleracea cultivar TO1000 chromosome C2, BOL, whole genome shotgun sequence includes the following:
- the LOC106327205 gene encoding eukaryotic translation initiation factor 3 subunit A, translated as MANFAKPENALKRADELINVGQKQDALQALHDLITSKRYRAWQKPLEKIMFKYLDLCVDLKRGRFAKDGLIQYRIVCQQVNVSSLEEVIKHFLHLSTEKAEQARSQADALEEALDVDDLEADRKPEDLQLSIVCGEKGKDRSDRELVTPWFKFLWETYRTVLEILRNNSKLEALYAMTAHKAFQFCKQYKRPTEFRRLCEIIRNHLANLNKYRDQRDRPDLSAPESLQLYLDTRFDQLKVATELGLWQEAFRSVEDIYGLMCMVKKTPKSSLLMIYYSKLTEIFWISSSHLYHAYAWFKLFSLQKNFNKNLSQKDLQLIASSVVLAALSVPPFDRSQSASHMELENEKERNLRMANLIGFNLEPKFEGRDMLSRSALLSELVSRGVLSCASQEVKDLFHVLEHEFHPLYLGSKIQPLLEKISKSGGKLSSAPSLPEVQLSQYVPSLEKLATLRLLQQVSKIYQTIRIESLSQLVPFFEFSVVEKISVDAVKNSFVAMKVDHMKGVVIFGNLGIESDGLKDHLAVFAECLSKVRAMLYPVPSKASKLGGILPNLADTVEKEHKRLLARKSIIEKRKEDQERQQLEMEREEEQKRLKLQRLTEEAEQKRLAAELQERRKQRILREIEEKELEEAQALLEDTEKRMKKGKKKTLLDGEKVTKQTVMERALTEQLKERQEMEKKLQKLAKTMDYLERAKREEAAPLIEAAYQRRLVEEREFYEREQQREVELSRERHESDLKEKNRLSRMLEFKETFQGEVISRRQAEFDRIRTEREERISQIIRARKQERDIKRKQMYYLTSEEERIRKLQEEEEARKLEEAEKRKKQEAEHKAKMDEIAEKQRQRERELEEKEKKRREEVLKGTDAPPARAAEPAVATAAAPPASGAGKYVPRFKRQTAEASGPAAPTPAAEADRWANRGPPPADDHWGSNRGPSQKSDRWTGGRERAGPPPAEGGDRWVPGPIGSDRPSGGDAWRTGEERRSPFGSSKPRPAQR; from the exons ATGGCGAATTTTGCCAAACCGGAGAACGCATTGAAGCGCGCTGATG AGTTGATCAATGTTGGACAGAAACAAGATGCCCTTCAGGCACTTCATGACCTCATCACCTCCAAGAGGTACAGAGCATGGCAGAAGCCACTTGAGAAGATCATGTTTAAGTATCTGGATCTTTGTGTTGACTTGAAGAGGGGTCGTTTCGCTAAGGACGGATTGATCCAGTACCGCATTGTCTGCCAGCAAGTCAATGTCAGCTCCTTGGAGGAGGTAATCAAGCACTTTCTACATCTTTCTACCGAGAAGGCCGAGCAGGCTCGTTCTCAGGCTGATGCACTCGAGGAGGCCCTTGATGTCGATGACCTTGAAGCTGACAGAAAGCCTGAAGATTTGCAGCTGAGTATTGTCTGTGGGGAGAAGGGGAAAGATAGATCTGACCGTGAGCTGGTCACCCCCTGGTTCAAGTTTCTGTGGGAGACTTACAGAACAGTGCTTGAGATATTGCGCAACAACTCAAAGTTGGAAGCACTCTATGCG ATGACCGCACATAAAGCCTTTCAGTTCTGTAAGCAGTACAAGCGACCAACGGAGTTCCGTAGGCTTTGCGAAATTATTAGAAACCATTTGGCAAACCTGAACAAATACAGAGACCAAAGAGACAGGCCTGACTTGTCAGCCCCGGAGAGCTTGCAGCTGTACCTGGACACAAGATTTGATCAGTTGAAAGTTGCTACTGAGCTTGGACTTTGGCAG GAAGCTTTTCGTTCTGTTGAAGATATATATGGATTAATGTGCATGGTCAAAAAGACGCCCAAGTCATCTTTGTTGATGATCTACTATTCCAAATTGACCGAGATCTTCTGGATTTCTTCTAGCCATCTGTACCATGCTTATGCATGGTTCAAGCTGTTTAGTCTTCAGAAAAATTTCAACAAGAACTTAAGCCAAAAGGACTTGCAGCTAATAGCATCATCTGTTGTCTTGGCGGCCTTGTCTGTTCCACCGTTTGATCGATCCCAGAGTGCATCTCACATGGAACTTGAAAATGAGAAAGAACGCAATTTGAGGATGGCCAACCTCATAGGATTCAATCTTGAACCTAAATTTGAGGGCAGAGATATG CTTTCAAGGTCAGCTCTTCTGTCAGAGCTG GTTTCAAGAGGTGTTTTGAGCTGTGCATCTCAGGAGGTCAAAGATCTCTTCCATGTTTTGGAGCATGAGTTTCACCCACTTTATCTTGGCTCCAAGATTCAGCCTTTGCTCGAAAAAATTTCCAAATCTGGTGGGAAGCTTTCGTCAGCTCCTTCTTTACCTGAAGTGCAACTCTCCCAATATGTTCCTTCTTTGGAGAAACTCGCTACTCTGAGGCTACTTCAACAG GTGTCTAAGATTTATCAGACTATAAGAATTGAGAGTTTATCTCAGTTGGTACCCTTCTTCGAATTCTCAGTGGTAGAGAAGATTTCTGTTGATGCTGTGAAGAACAGTTTTGTGGCCATGAAAGTTGATCACATGAAGGGTGTTGTAATTTTTGGAAATTTG GGTATCGAGTCTGATGGACTGAAGGATCATCTTGCTGTTTTTGCTGAGTGTTTGAGCAAAGTAAGAGCTATGCTGTATCCTGTCCCAAGTAAAGCATCAAAGCTAGGTGGCATATTACCAAATCTTGCGGATACTGTTGAGAAGGAGCATAAAAGATTGCTTGCTCGGAAATCAATCATTGAAAAGAGGAAGGAGGATCAAGAGCGCCAGCAACTAGAAATG GAACGGGAAGAGGAACAGAAACGGCTTAAGCTTCAGAGGCTAACTGAGGAGGCAGAACAAAAGAGGCTTGCAGCAGAGCTTCAGGAGAGAAGGAAACAAAGAATCCTCAGGGAGATAGAGGAGAAGGAACTTGAGGAAGCTCAGGCGTTGCTGGAGGACACAGAGAAACGCATGAAAAAGGGAAAGAAGAAGACGCTTTTAGATGGA GAGAAGGTGACAAAGCAAACTGTGATGGAGAGGGCCTTAACTGAGCAGCTCAAGGAAAGGCAGGAAATGGAGAAAAAACTCCAGAAACTTGCCAAAACTATGGATTATTTGGAACGAGCAAAGAGAGAAGAGGCTGCTCCATTGATTGAAGCTGCATATCAGCGAAGACTGGTTGAGGAGAGAGAGTTTTATGAACGCGAGCAACAG CGTGAAGTTGAACTCAGTAGAGAGCGTCATGAGAGTGACTTGAAGGAGAAGAACAGGTTGTCCAGAATGTTGGAGTTTAAG GAAACATTCCAAGGGGAAGTGATTAGTCGTCGACAAGCAGAGTTTGACAGAATAAGGACGGAGAGAGAAGAGCGCATAAGCCAAATCATTCGAGCAAGGAAGCAAGAAAGGGACATCAAGAGGAAGCAGATGTATTATTTGACAAGTGAAGAAGAAAGGATAAGAAAGCTGCAGGAAGAAGAGGAAGCTCGCAAGCTTGAAG AAGCCGAGAAACGCAAGAAGCAAGAAGCTGAACACAAAGCAAAGATGGATGAAATCGCTGAAAAGCAAAGGCAGAGAGAAAGAGAGCTTGAGGAGAAAGAAAAGAAGAGGCGGGAAGAGGTGTTGAAGGGAACTGACGCACCACCTGCTCGCGCTGCAGAGCCTGCAGTTGCTACTGCTGCTGCGCCACCAGCATCAGGTGCTGGTAAATATGTTCCTAGGTTCAAGCGTCAGACAGCTGAGGCCTCAGGCCCAGCAGCACCAACACCAGCTGCAGAAGCTGACCGCTGGGCCAACCGTGGACCACCTCCAGCAGATGACCACTGGGGAAGCAACAGAGGACCGTCTCAGAAATCTGACAGGTGGACCGGTGGCAGGGAAAGAGCTGGACCTCCTCCCGCTGAAGGAGGAGACCGCTGGGTCCCTGGTCCTATAGGCAGTGACCGCCCGAGTGGTGGTGATGCTTGGCGAACTGGTGAAGAACGACGGTCTCCGTTCGGAAGCTCCAAGCCCAGACCAGCACAGCGTTGA